A stretch of Campylobacter gracilis DNA encodes these proteins:
- a CDS encoding flavocytochrome c, protein MQRRDILKMGMVGAGALALGAVNAQASAVDAKDVKFDEEWDVIIIGSGFAGLAAGLKAAQKGNKVLILEKMGRIGGNSVINGGGMSVPMNPVQEKTGIKDSKELFMNDCLKAGLGINHPELLSTLADRGLDAFKFLVDNGVQFKMDHCAHFGGHSVARSMLTTNDSGSGYIQPMLEKFEALKDKGCELRRRAKFDDFVMDGERVAGVAIREEYKFDPNLYSDDLENTSGTKKTLKAKKGVVLAAGGFCRDKIFRKLQDPRIPDDVDSTNHPGATAGVLLKAFEIGAYPVQVDWIQFGPWASPDEKGFGTAPILTQQGTFKYGIAVDVRTGKRFMNELADRKTRADAEFKILREDPKAYPITFADTKMAFKDLSEEVISKGMASGKLVGECASLDEIASKYGVPADALKQSVKKYNEGVKAKKDEFGKQESALSEINEAGPFYVIRLSPKPHHTMGGLKINTKAEVLSSKTNKPIPGLWAAGEITGGTHGASRLGTVAITDCIVFGMIAGEQIA, encoded by the coding sequence ATGCAGAGACGCGACATACTGAAAATGGGTATGGTAGGAGCCGGTGCACTCGCACTCGGCGCGGTAAATGCGCAAGCAAGCGCGGTGGACGCAAAGGACGTTAAATTTGACGAGGAGTGGGATGTAATCATCATCGGCAGCGGTTTTGCAGGGCTTGCGGCAGGCTTAAAAGCCGCGCAAAAAGGCAATAAAGTGCTAATCCTCGAAAAGATGGGTCGTATCGGCGGAAACTCCGTCATCAACGGCGGCGGTATGAGCGTGCCGATGAACCCTGTGCAGGAAAAAACGGGCATCAAAGACAGCAAAGAGCTATTTATGAACGACTGTCTAAAAGCAGGACTTGGCATCAACCACCCCGAGCTTTTAAGCACCCTAGCCGATCGCGGCTTGGACGCGTTTAAATTCCTCGTAGATAACGGCGTGCAATTTAAAATGGATCACTGCGCGCACTTCGGTGGGCACAGCGTCGCCCGCTCGATGCTAACTACAAACGATAGTGGCTCTGGCTACATCCAGCCGATGCTTGAAAAATTTGAAGCGCTAAAAGATAAGGGCTGCGAGCTTCGCCGCCGCGCTAAATTTGATGATTTCGTAATGGACGGCGAGCGAGTAGCGGGCGTCGCGATCCGCGAGGAGTATAAATTTGACCCAAATCTTTACAGCGACGATCTTGAAAACACGAGCGGCACAAAAAAGACGCTCAAAGCCAAAAAAGGCGTAGTGCTCGCAGCGGGCGGATTTTGCCGCGATAAAATTTTCCGCAAGCTTCAAGATCCACGCATCCCTGATGACGTCGATAGCACCAACCATCCTGGAGCAACTGCGGGCGTGCTGCTAAAAGCCTTTGAGATCGGCGCATATCCGGTGCAGGTCGATTGGATCCAGTTCGGTCCATGGGCGAGTCCCGATGAGAAGGGCTTCGGCACCGCTCCGATTCTAACTCAACAAGGCACCTTTAAATACGGTATTGCCGTAGACGTTCGCACGGGCAAACGCTTTATGAACGAGCTTGCAGATCGCAAGACTAGAGCGGACGCCGAGTTTAAAATTTTGCGCGAGGATCCAAAAGCCTATCCGATAACATTTGCCGACACCAAAATGGCGTTTAAAGACCTAAGCGAAGAGGTGATTTCCAAGGGCATGGCAAGCGGCAAGCTAGTAGGCGAATGCGCGAGCCTAGATGAGATCGCCAGTAAATACGGAGTGCCTGCGGATGCTTTAAAGCAGAGCGTCAAAAAATACAACGAGGGCGTTAAAGCCAAAAAAGACGAGTTCGGCAAGCAAGAAAGCGCACTAAGCGAGATCAACGAAGCAGGGCCTTTCTACGTCATCCGCCTCTCGCCGAAACCTCACCACACGATGGGCGGTCTAAAGATCAACACCAAAGCCGAGGTCTTATCATCTAAGACGAATAAGCCGATCCCTGGGCTTTGGGCTGCAGGCGAGATCACCGGCGGAACTCACGGCGCAAGTCGCTTAGGCACCGTCGCGATTACCGACTGCATAGTTTTCGGAATGATCGCAGGCGAGCAGATCGCTTAA
- a CDS encoding cytochrome c3 family protein: protein MKNFSFTALFLCCIIATLFGAPSANDANATNIVVSDELRAKYKIKPHHEHLSFDCVDCHINQGSDPSKFKSIGDKGCISCHGDKKQLALRLKFMDTLKANPHNSVHDGPTLYCDECHNEHKASTNMCTECHEHEVPQWMGVTP from the coding sequence ATGAAAAATTTCAGTTTTACGGCGCTGTTTCTGTGCTGTATCATCGCGACTTTGTTCGGCGCGCCGAGCGCTAATGACGCCAACGCCACGAACATAGTCGTTTCAGATGAGCTTCGGGCAAAATACAAAATCAAACCTCATCACGAGCATTTGTCGTTTGATTGCGTTGATTGCCACATAAATCAAGGAAGCGATCCGTCTAAATTTAAAAGTATCGGCGACAAGGGCTGTATCAGCTGCCACGGCGACAAAAAGCAGCTTGCTTTGAGGCTTAAATTTATGGATACGCTCAAGGCCAATCCGCACAACTCCGTCCACGACGGTCCTACTCTATACTGCGACGAATGTCACAACGAGCACAAGGCATCTACGAATATGTGTACCGAATGCCACGAGCACGAAGTGCCACAATGGATGGGGGTGACGCCATGA
- a CDS encoding cytochrome c3 family protein, whose translation MRISKKLLALIILISGIIGFFVVVPVHYALEKTSTDKFCDVCHEMDPMVIAYQDDVHSGKGKTGIKAQCVDCHLPHDNIVKYVYQKAKNGVLEGYSHFFDEPEKFDWNKRREEREHYVFDNGCTSCHATVIDSKITSEQAQRMHAHYKKLLGTERELKCASCHVSAGHGIGLRNYLEYWRPTYKIYEKKMMEEKIKAKKGFFGDEYKPSAEEQAFMDASSAKK comes from the coding sequence ATGAGAATTTCTAAAAAATTACTAGCGCTTATCATCTTAATAAGCGGTATTATAGGCTTTTTCGTCGTCGTGCCGGTGCACTATGCGCTTGAGAAAACGAGCACCGATAAATTCTGCGACGTCTGCCACGAGATGGATCCGATGGTGATCGCCTATCAAGACGACGTGCATTCGGGCAAGGGCAAAACGGGCATCAAAGCCCAATGCGTCGACTGCCACCTACCGCACGACAATATCGTAAAATATGTCTATCAAAAGGCCAAAAACGGCGTGTTGGAGGGCTACTCGCACTTCTTTGACGAGCCTGAAAAATTTGATTGGAACAAAAGGCGCGAAGAGCGCGAGCACTATGTGTTTGACAACGGCTGCACGAGCTGCCACGCCACCGTGATCGACAGCAAAATCACCTCCGAGCAGGCACAGCGCATGCACGCGCACTACAAAAAGCTCCTAGGCACCGAGCGCGAGCTCAAATGCGCGAGCTGCCACGTAAGCGCAGGTCACGGCATCGGGCTTCGCAACTACCTAGAGTACTGGCGACCGACGTATAAAATTTACGAAAAGAAGATGATGGAGGAAAAGATCAAAGCTAAGAAGGGATTTTTCGGCGACGAGTATAAACCTAGCGCTGAAGAGCAGGCCTTTATGGACGCTTCTAGCGCGAAGAAATAA